The DNA window ACAAGCATGAACCCCTTGTGCTGTTTTGTGAGAGCTGTGACACTCTGACCTGCCGGGACTGCCAGCTCAATGCTCACAAGGACCATCAGTGAGTTTCAAGTCATACTGGGTAGGTGGATGCCACCATTTCCAAGTTGAGCATGCAGGCTCACTTTTTTGTGGTTTCAGGTACCAGTTTTTGGAAGATGCAGTGAGGAACCAGCGTAAACTGTTGGCTTCTCTGGTGAAACGGCTTGGGGACAAGCATGCCACACTGCAGAAAAACACCAAGGAGGTTCGCAGCTCGTAAGTGTGGGTGCCAAGGCTATTGGGTTCCCAGGGAAAGGTTTCCTGGCTTAACTTGTTTTGTCTATTAGGATCCGCCAGGTATCTGATGTGCAGAAGCGTGTGCAGGTTGATGTCAAGATGGCCATTCTGCAGATCATGAAGGAGCTGAACAAGCGGGGCCGAGTACTGGTTAATGATGCGCAGGTAAGCCTTATTCTGCTGGCATGACACCATCCAGGGTGTAGAGAAtgatcctagaactcactgtctTGTTTTTTAGCTGACACTGTTCTTTTGAACTTGCAGAAAGTGACAGAGGGGCAACAGGAGCGTCTGGAGCGCCAGCACTGGACCATGACCAAAATCCAGAAGCATCAGGAACACATTTTGCGATTTGCCTCTTGGGCTCTGGAAAGTGATAACAATACAGCCCTCTTGCTTTCTAAGAAGCTGGTGTGTAGTGGTGGGCTTTAGGTGGCCGGCCCTTCAGTACCTTTGGGACCCTGTAAGTTGCCAAGTGGGCTCATGTGCTACCTTTTGCCCCATTAGATCTATTTTCAACTGCATCGTGCTCTCAAAATGATTGTGGATCCTGTGGAGCCTCATGGTGAAATGAAGTTTCAGTGGGATCTCAATGCTTGGACCAAGAGTGCCGAGGCTTTTGGTACATTGCTTGTCTTGCTTGACCTGGGAGCATCCTGGGAGCATCCTAGGCAGTACTGCACCTACTGAGGATTCTCTCTCTTTCAGGCAAGATCGTGGCTGAGCGTCCTGGTACAAACTCCACAGGTCCTGGACCTATGGCTCCTCCAAGAGCTCCAGGGCCCCTAAGCAAGCAAGGCTCTGGCAGCAACCAGGTGAGCTGGGGAGAGGAACCAGGAAAGGAGTGAGGGCCATAGGGTGCCATGGCATAGTTAACCACTGATCACACATTCATTGTTCTGTCTCTAGCCCATGGAGGTACAGGAGGGCTATGGCTTTGGGTCAGGTAAGTAGTTTTGTCTGGGGAGTTAGTTGGAAGGGCTCGGGGAGTACCCTGTTTGTCTTTTCTGCCAACTCTTTTGTCTCTGAGCAGATGATCCATACTCAAGTGCAGAGCCGCATGTGTCAGGCATGAAGCGGTAAGTATGGCAACCCATTGGAGTAGGTGGGTATAGTACTGGTGTGGTAGGGATGCATAGGATCTCATGACAATGTGTTCTTACAGGTCTCGCTCTGGTGAGGGTGGAGAGGTAAGTGGCCTCATGCGGAAGGTGCCACGTGTGAGCCTTGAACGCCTGGATCTGGATCTCACTGCTGATAGCCAGCCACCAGTCTTCAAGGTCTTTCCTGGAAACACCACTGAGGATTACAATCTGATTGTTATTGAGCGTGGtgctgcagcagcagctgctggccAGGCTGGGACTGTTCCCCCAGGAGCTCCTGGTGCCCTACCCCTGCCTGGCATGGCCATTGTCAAGGTGAGCCCGTCTTCCCTTACAGGACGGTGACGCCTCTTAGCGCAGATTTGGTAACAGCACTTCAATTGTCTtacaggaagaagagacagaagctgctaTTGGAGCCCCACCTATTGCCACTGAGGGTCCTGAGACCAAGCCTGTGTTGATGACTCTGGCTGAAGGTCCTGGGACTGAGGGACCCCGTCTGGCTTCACCTAGTGGCAGTACTACTAGCTCAGGCCTGGAAGTGGTGGCTCCTGAGGGTACCTCAGTCCCAGTAGGGGGAACAGGTATCCTGGATGACAGTGCCACTATCTGCCGTGTCTGCCAGAAGCCGGGTGACCTGGTCATGTGCAACCAGTGCGAGTTTTGCTTCCACCTGGATTGCCacctccctgccctgcaggatgTTCCAGGGTATGTGTGAGGCTGGGCAGGATAAGATAGATCATGGAGAGCTGAGTGTTTGTCATCATTTACATCTACTCTTCACCCTAGGGAAGAGTGGAGTTGCTCACTCTGCCACGTGATCCCTGACCTAAAGGAGGAAGATGGAAGCCTTAGCCTGGATGGATCAGATAACAGTGGTGTGGTAGCTAAGCTCTCACCAGTCAACCAGCGGGTAAGGGCCGAATGCTTAGATGTTGGGTGGCCCAGTGGCTGAAGCCCCCTCCATTGCTTTAACTGCCATCTCTTGTGCCCTCTAGAAATGTGAGCGTGTCCTTCTGGCCCTGTTCTGCCATGAACCCTGCCGCCCCTTGCACCAGCTGGCTACCGATTCTACATTCTCCATGGTGAGTTCTAGAACGTAGGAGAGGTTGGGGATGTCAAGAAGTGGTGGTGTATCCATCCCCTCATGCCAATGTTGTGTCTCCCTGCAGGAGCAGCCTGGTGGTACCCTAGACCTGACCCTGATACGTGCTCGCCTTCAAGAGAAACTGTCACCCCCTTATAGTTCTCCCCAGGAGTTTGCCCAGGATGTGGGCCGCATGTTCAAGCAGTTCAACAAGCTGACTGAGGTGAGCCTGCAGAATGAATGCGGGaggatgggggcggggaggaaaAAGCTGGGACCTACTCACAGTTGTACTCTTAAATCGGTCCAGGACAAGGCGGATGTGCAGTCCATCATCGGCCTGCAGCGCTTCTTTGAGACGCGCATGAATGATGCCTTTGGTGACACCAAGTTTTCTGCTGTGCTGGTAGAACCACCACCGCTGAACCTTCCCAGTGCTAGCCTAAGTTCTCAGGAGCTGTCTGGTGGCCCTGGTGATggtccctgaagctggagctcttGTGGTCAGCCCAGTCAAGCTCTGGTCTCTGTCCTTTTACCCCATACCCTCTCCTTTGGTGGCCCGACTCCTGCTCTTGGTGGCCCTGTCCTCCAGTCCCTCTTCACAAAATGGTTTTTACTTCTGTGGATTTAATAAAAACTTCACCGAGTCGCTTACGCCTCAAGCTGTTTTGGGGACTCTACTGCCTGCATTCCACCATATCAAACTTCCCCAGGGGATCTTCTCTGACAGAGTGAAGAACTGGCACACTATCCTATCCCTAAGGAGTCTTGGGTTGAGGTCTCAGGCTACCATGTGCCTCCCAGTGACCAGATAGGAAATCTGGACCTGAAGCTACTCAGCTACCAGTTTGTACTATTGGTACTTTAAGTGGGTTATATGCCGAGATAACAAAGTTTTTTTGTGCgggcccccccctccccccccaatgGTTTTAACTCaggacctgcctgcctcttgagtgtttgTTCTGATTTGTTACTTGCTTAATATCCTGACACAAGATTGTCATTGACCCCTGGCTTGGAGCCCCCATTCTGACCCCAATTGGCTGACAGTCACTATATCTGTTGGCATGTTTTAACTTAGTATTAAGCTATGGGTCAAACCTTGTTGGTTAGTAGATGTAGGTTTGTATTACCAGGATGCTACCCACCCACTTGGATGGTTGGGCTTTGTACtgcaactctgtagaccaggctggccttgaacttggagatctgcctcctgagtgctgggatcaaaggcgtgagCTGCCATTGCCCATCTCTTATTACATGTTTTATTAAATGGGGAAACTCACAGCCTTGGGAAATTATGTCCAAATTTCGTTTATTTCAGAGGGGGACAGGGTAAAGACCCTGAGTGTAGAGTCCATCATTTGGAGAATTGTTCAGTCCCTGCGAAGGTTCTTGAGCCTCTCTTCCAGGTCTGCATCAGCATCAGCCAGGGCTGAGGCTgtggcctctgctttcttcccaccAGCAGCCACACTGAGTGAGCCACCAGTGGAGGGGAGGTCTGTAGAGAGAATTGAGGATCAAGGGCTGTGGCTGAGCTTTGGGTGGGGAAAAGAAGGGTTTGGAACACTCACTTGATAGCTCATCTGTGAGGCTCAGTCCTAGCTCATCCAGGACCTGGGACACAACAGCATCACTAGGAAAGAAGGATAACTCATGAGGGCTATGAATGGTTAAGAGGCCTGGAAAACATCCCTGCCTTCCTGTTACTTTCCATAcctctcctcttcatcttcctcatcACCCATGGCATCATCGATGGCATCATTCATCATCTCTTCCTTCATGTCCATAATCTCTGCCTGCCGTTCAAACTCCATCATGATCTTCTGAATCTGGGGTAACTTCAGctggaagaagggggagggtaAACTGCCTGCAGGTCAATGGGAATGGGAAAGTAGATTGAGAGGGACAAACCTGTCTGTTCATGGTGCCCATGGCCTTAGTAACACCCTTCATGGCTTGTGCCATTGAGTTGTTGGATTTTAGAGTCTGTATCTTGAGGGACACAGCCTGGATGTTGGCTCGCATCAACACAAACTTGCGTACATATCGCCGGGTTCGCACTAGGTCTTTTGCCATGATTCGAACAGCATCCTTCAGAGTGGATAGAGAAAAAATTATGAAGCTGTGAGGTTTCGCTTTAAGAAGACTAATGGAAATTTACCCGAGTGATCACTTCAAAAATCTCACCTTCCTCTTAGGGATATCACTCCAGCCATCTATATAGCTCAGAGTAGCCTACTGGCaagttctgtctctgcttccttaatCCATCCAGTTATTCAGGCATCTCTGTAATCTGGTCCATAAGTGCAGGAAGGCAGCAGGTCTAGGCTCATTCCTTATCCCTGTTCCCTTCTATGCCTAGAGTCACTTCTTAGACTTACACAACGCTTCTCAGTTTTGACTCCTAGACTAGGCCAAAATCTACCCTGGGCAAGGGACTCTGGTGGAGCCTTGCCTGACATGCACAATATACTGGAGTCTATGCCCTggcactgaaaaaaacaaaatacacaactCCTCTGTGTCACAGAGCCTATGTATGCCTCAGACTGTTTCTAGAACCACATGCAAACCTATCCAAGGTCCAGCTTTCATTCCTTACTTAAATGTTAATGTTGCTGGAACACTCAAGGAAATGGTACCTCTAACCAACTGTTTACACCAGCCTACCTCCCATCATCACTggttatttgttttgaaattttattttttgcatcagggtttctctgtgttaacagtcctagctgtcctggaactcactctgtagaccaggctgcccttgaactcaaatCTCacgcctctacctcccaaatgctgggattaaaggtatgtgccaccactacctggttctCACTGGCCTTTTTGATAAGGCGCATTAACTCAATCCTTCATCCTGGCTCACACTGCGGCCTCCTGTTTGGCTCACAACCACTCAGGTCTTGTGTTCTCCCAGTTTACTATGGCTACCATTGTCTGCTTGATGCATGCACTTCTTAGGCTAGCTTCTCTGCAGGCTCACTCATTGCACTTCTATTAAGAAGTCCTCCCAGACAGCCCAAACTAGGACACTTCTGTTCCACCCTTCACTCAACTTTCGTCGAGTCTTCCACTGTCGTACTTAGAATAGTGGCTGAGATGGCATCTTGCCTTGTCCCAGCCCTTGACCACTTGGCACTTACCATCTGGCCTTGCTTTGCCATCTTTTTGATATCCgcaatgattttcttttcctgggtTTCTAGCTTCTGCCGCTCCCTGTCCAGCTCCCTCATGGCTCGGTTCAGGGCCCTCTGATTTTGACGAAGAAGTTCCTCTGGCGTCTTCCGGCGCCCAAACAACAGGTCCATAGTGGTAGGATTCCACCAGTATGACTGGGGCACACTTCAGACCTAGCTGTAGGGTGTGGGGCCCGGGCAAAAGGCAGAAGTAGGGTCCTGTAAGTGGTTAGGACCTGGGAACTGGAGGTATGCATGAGTAGTCAAAAAGAATTAGGACTAGAAGTGAGAATGGCCAGAACTAAAGTTATCCACTTCTTTGGCTCAGGCGCACCCCCTCCGCCCTGCTTTCGGACAGTAGGACAGAATTAAGGGTGTGGTTCTGGAGTATTCCAGGGACCCAGACGTGAGTGGGCACGCTGAGGTGTTTTAGGTTCAGTCAGGAGAGGATAGTGTGGGGGCCCCTCAACAAGGGAGAATAGGATGGGGTAGGTTCTGAAACATAATAAGGTGGAAGGTGGGCCCTAAGGTGATCAATGGATTTGAACGATGAGGGATCCTGGCTCCCTGGGGTAGAAGTGGCATTCTACACCCAGGACGTGACAGAGACACGGAGGGCAGGTCTTGGGGATGTAGAGGAGCCTGCATACCGAgggcaggcagaggtggggacCTCGTTGACGAGGGCAGGGTCGGGCAGATTGCGCGACATCTGATACCCCAGTGAGAAGTCCTCCTACGCTGCCGCCCA is part of the Arvicola amphibius chromosome 8, mArvAmp1.2, whole genome shotgun sequence genome and encodes:
- the Trim28 gene encoding transcription intermediary factor 1-beta — translated: MAASAAAAAASAAATASAASGSPGSSEGPAGGEKRPAASSAAAASASASSPAGGGGEAQELLEHCGVCRERLRPEREPRLLPCLHSACSACLGPAAPAAANNSGDGGAAGDGAMVDCPVCKQQCYSKDIVENYFMRDSGSKASSDSQDANQCCTSCEDNAPATSYCVECSEPLCETCVEAHQRVKYTKDHTVRSTGPAKTRDGERTVYCSVHKHEPLVLFCESCDTLTCRDCQLNAHKDHQYQFLEDAVRNQRKLLASLVKRLGDKHATLQKNTKEVRSSIRQVSDVQKRVQVDVKMAILQIMKELNKRGRVLVNDAQKVTEGQQERLERQHWTMTKIQKHQEHILRFASWALESDNNTALLLSKKLIYFQLHRALKMIVDPVEPHGEMKFQWDLNAWTKSAEAFGKIVAERPGTNSTGPGPMAPPRAPGPLSKQGSGSNQPMEVQEGYGFGSDDPYSSAEPHVSGMKRSRSGEGGEVSGLMRKVPRVSLERLDLDLTADSQPPVFKVFPGNTTEDYNLIVIERGAAAAAAGQAGTVPPGAPGALPLPGMAIVKEEETEAAIGAPPIATEGPETKPVLMTLAEGPGTEGPRLASPSGSTTSSGLEVVAPEGTSVPVGGTGILDDSATICRVCQKPGDLVMCNQCEFCFHLDCHLPALQDVPGEEWSCSLCHVIPDLKEEDGSLSLDGSDNSGVVAKLSPVNQRKCERVLLALFCHEPCRPLHQLATDSTFSMEQPGGTLDLTLIRARLQEKLSPPYSSPQEFAQDVGRMFKQFNKLTEDKADVQSIIGLQRFFETRMNDAFGDTKFSAVLVEPPPLNLPSASLSSQELSGGPGDGP
- the Chmp2a gene encoding charged multivesicular body protein 2a, which gives rise to MDLLFGRRKTPEELLRQNQRALNRAMRELDRERQKLETQEKKIIADIKKMAKQGQMDAVRIMAKDLVRTRRYVRKFVLMRANIQAVSLKIQTLKSNNSMAQAMKGVTKAMGTMNRQLKLPQIQKIMMEFERQAEIMDMKEEMMNDAIDDAMGDEEDEEESDAVVSQVLDELGLSLTDELSNLPSTGGSLSVAAGGKKAEATASALADADADLEERLKNLRRD